Proteins encoded in a region of the Pseudomonas viciae genome:
- a CDS encoding class I SAM-dependent methyltransferase: protein MNAPSPLVRLAPITANLLQRNPKILLGGTHQPTLLRYLDGWPRRSHGPAAFLIQFIEDGESLARFADDSFDLAVIQSPSAAQAPEMIRQLTRVARQGLITRR, encoded by the coding sequence ATGAACGCACCCAGCCCCCTTGTACGTCTTGCGCCGATCACGGCGAACCTTCTGCAGCGCAATCCAAAAATTCTCCTGGGCGGTACCCACCAGCCAACGCTGTTGCGCTATCTCGATGGCTGGCCACGACGCAGTCACGGGCCGGCTGCTTTCCTGATCCAATTCATAGAAGACGGTGAGTCCCTGGCACGTTTCGCCGACGACAGTTTCGACCTGGCCGTCATCCAGTCCCCCAGTGCCGCGCAAGCGCCTGAAATGATCCGGCAACTGACCCGTGTTGCACGACAGGGCTTGATCACTCGTCGTTGA
- the greB gene encoding transcription elongation factor GreB has product MSRYRPPRTAGTALITPEGEARMRAEFHELWHVRRPQVTQAVSEAAAQGDRSENAEYTYGKKMLREIDSRVRFLTKRLEALKVVSEKPSDPNKVYFGAWVTVEDEDGKESRYRIVGPDELDLKQNLISIDSPLARALIGKALDAEVKVQTPTGEKQVYIVDINYP; this is encoded by the coding sequence ATGAGCCGTTATCGTCCACCCCGCACCGCCGGCACCGCGCTGATCACCCCCGAGGGTGAGGCGCGGATGCGTGCTGAATTCCATGAACTGTGGCATGTGCGCCGTCCGCAAGTGACCCAGGCAGTCAGCGAGGCGGCGGCCCAGGGTGATCGTTCGGAAAATGCCGAATACACCTACGGCAAGAAAATGCTGCGGGAAATCGACAGTCGCGTGCGCTTCCTCACCAAGCGCCTTGAAGCGCTCAAAGTAGTCAGTGAAAAACCCAGCGATCCAAACAAAGTGTATTTCGGCGCCTGGGTCACGGTCGAAGACGAGGATGGCAAAGAATCACGCTACCGCATCGTCGGCCCGGACGAGCTCGATTTGAAGCAGAACCTGATCAGCATCGATTCACCGTTGGCACGGGCCCTGATTGGCAAGGCCCTGGACGCTGAGGTCAAAGTACAGACACCGACCGGAGAAAAGCAGGTTTACATCGTGGATATCAATTATCCGTAA
- a CDS encoding ABC transporter permease: MARLPLLRLFSLAVRQLLRDARAGELRVLFFALLVAVAASTAIGYFGARLNGAMMMRATEFLGADLLLEGSSPARPEQIRSGTELGLEHARVVEFSSVVATDNGIQLSSVKAADDIYPLRGELKSAPAPFAPEETGGRPNPGEAWVEARLLTALDLKIGDSIDVGNQTLRLSRVLTYEPDRAGNFYSLTPRVLINLKDLDATGVVQPGSRVSYRDLWRGPATALQTYRDLIKPGLEANQRLQDARDGNRQIGGALGKAERYLNMASLVAVLLSGVAVALSANRFATRRFDASALLRCLGLSRRETMVLFSLQLTILGLLASISGALLGWIAQLGLFALLHDLLPTTVPPGGLLPAIAGIGTGLVALAGFALPPLAALGRVPPLRVLRRDMLPIPSSSWVIYGAALGALGLIMWRLSLDLVLTFALLGGGVVAALVLGGLLLLLLQSLRRMLARASLPWRLGLGQLLRHPLAAAGQALAFGLILLSMALIALLRGELLDTWQNQLPKNAPNYFALNILPNDKQAFTDKLLALSAQSAPLYPVVPGRLISINGEPAKEFVTKDSAGDRALQRDLSLTWAADLPPGNVVTAGTWWSQQPTDDIPGVSVEGKVAENLKIKLGDRLVFSVGGVNREAKVTSLREINWDNFQPNFFMIFQPGTLKDLPATYLTSFYLAAGHDQQIVDLARSFPAVTILQVEALLEQLRSILAQVTLAVEYVLLFVLAAGMAVLFSGLQATLDERIRQGALLRALGAERPLLVKARRIEFGLLGAVSGLLAALGSELVSLVLYRYAFDLPWHPHPWLLVLPLVGALLIGAAGVFGTRRALNASPLTVLREG; this comes from the coding sequence ATGGCACGTTTGCCGCTGTTGCGCCTGTTCAGTCTCGCTGTCCGTCAATTGCTGCGCGATGCCCGCGCCGGCGAATTGCGCGTATTGTTCTTCGCCCTGTTGGTGGCGGTGGCGGCGAGCACCGCCATCGGTTATTTCGGTGCCCGCCTCAACGGCGCGATGATGATGCGCGCCACCGAATTCCTTGGCGCCGACCTGCTGCTCGAAGGCAGCTCGCCCGCCCGTCCCGAACAAATCCGCAGTGGCACCGAGCTGGGCCTGGAACATGCCCGGGTCGTGGAGTTTTCCAGCGTCGTCGCCACCGACAATGGCATCCAGCTTTCCAGCGTCAAGGCCGCCGACGACATCTACCCACTGCGCGGCGAACTGAAAAGCGCCCCTGCACCATTCGCCCCGGAAGAAACCGGCGGCCGACCGAACCCTGGCGAGGCCTGGGTCGAAGCACGGCTGCTGACGGCCCTGGACCTGAAGATCGGCGACAGCATCGACGTCGGCAATCAAACCCTGCGCCTGAGCCGGGTGCTGACGTATGAACCGGATCGCGCCGGTAATTTCTACAGCCTTACACCCCGGGTCCTGATCAACCTCAAGGACCTGGACGCCACTGGCGTGGTGCAGCCCGGCAGCCGCGTCAGCTATCGCGACCTGTGGCGCGGCCCGGCGACCGCACTGCAGACCTACCGCGACCTGATCAAGCCGGGCCTGGAGGCCAACCAGCGCCTGCAGGATGCCCGCGACGGCAACCGGCAGATCGGTGGTGCCCTGGGCAAGGCCGAGCGCTACCTGAACATGGCCAGCCTGGTGGCGGTGTTGCTGTCCGGCGTCGCCGTCGCGCTCTCGGCCAATCGCTTTGCCACCCGGCGTTTCGATGCCAGCGCCCTGCTGCGCTGCCTGGGTCTGTCACGCCGGGAAACCATGGTGTTGTTCAGCCTGCAATTGACCATATTGGGCCTGCTGGCCAGCATCAGCGGCGCCCTGCTTGGCTGGATCGCCCAGTTGGGCCTGTTCGCCCTGTTGCATGACTTGTTGCCCACCACCGTACCGCCGGGTGGCCTGCTGCCGGCGATCGCCGGGATCGGCACCGGGCTGGTGGCGCTGGCGGGGTTCGCCCTGCCGCCACTGGCCGCGCTGGGCCGGGTACCGCCGTTGCGCGTGCTGCGCCGGGACATGCTGCCGATCCCTTCCAGCTCCTGGGTGATCTACGGTGCCGCATTGGGTGCCCTTGGCCTGATCATGTGGCGTCTGAGCCTGGACCTGGTACTCACCTTCGCCCTGCTCGGTGGTGGCGTCGTGGCGGCGCTGGTCCTCGGCGGCCTGCTGCTGTTGCTGCTCCAGAGCCTGCGCCGCATGCTGGCCCGCGCCTCATTGCCCTGGCGACTGGGCCTCGGTCAGTTGCTGCGCCATCCCTTGGCGGCGGCCGGACAGGCACTGGCATTCGGCCTGATTCTGTTGTCCATGGCGCTGATCGCGCTGTTGCGCGGCGAATTGCTGGACACCTGGCAAAACCAGTTGCCGAAAAATGCCCCGAACTATTTCGCCCTGAACATCCTGCCCAACGACAAGCAGGCCTTCACCGACAAGCTGCTGGCGTTGTCGGCGCAATCGGCGCCGCTCTACCCCGTTGTCCCGGGGCGGCTGATCAGCATCAACGGCGAACCGGCCAAGGAGTTTGTCACCAAGGACTCGGCGGGCGACCGGGCGCTGCAGCGCGACCTGAGCCTGACCTGGGCCGCCGACCTGCCGCCGGGCAATGTCGTCACGGCCGGGACCTGGTGGTCGCAGCAACCAACGGACGATATTCCAGGGGTTTCGGTAGAAGGCAAAGTGGCCGAGAACCTCAAGATCAAGTTGGGCGATCGCCTGGTCTTCAGCGTAGGTGGCGTCAACCGTGAAGCGAAGGTCACCAGCCTGCGAGAGATCAACTGGGACAACTTCCAGCCTAACTTCTTCATGATCTTCCAGCCGGGCACGCTGAAGGATCTACCAGCCACCTACCTCACCAGTTTCTATCTGGCGGCCGGTCACGACCAACAGATTGTCGACCTGGCCCGATCCTTCCCGGCGGTGACGATCCTGCAGGTCGAAGCCTTGCTGGAACAACTGCGCAGCATCCTGGCCCAGGTGACGCTGGCCGTGGAGTATGTGTTGCTGTTCGTGCTGGCGGCGGGGATGGCCGTGCTCTTCTCCGGTCTACAGGCCACCCTCGACGAACGGATTCGCCAAGGTGCGCTGCTGCGTGCCCTGGGCGCCGAGCGGCCATTGCTGGTCAAGGCCCGGCGCATCGAGTTCGGCTTGCTGGGTGCGGTCAGCGGCCTGCTCGCGGCCCTGGGGTCGGAACTGGTGAGCCTGGTGCTCTACCGTTACGCCTTCGACCTGCCCTGGCATCCGCATCCGTGGCTGCTGGTATTGCCGCTGGTGGGCGCCTTGCTGATCGGCGCCGCCGGCGTGTTTGGCACCCGTCGTGCGCTCAATGCCAGCCCGCTGACAGTGTTGCGCGAGGGTTGA
- a CDS encoding ABC transporter ATP-binding protein produces MGSSILTAKDLSKVVPSAEGELTILHELSLELNKGDSLAIVGASGSGKSTLLGLLAGLDLPSSGEVTLAGQALSTLDEDQRARIRAEHVGFVFQSFQLLDSLNALENVMLPLELDGRRDARERATELLQRVGLGQRLTHSPRQLSGGEQQRVAIARAFAAEPDVLFADEPTGNLDSHTGERISDLLFELNKESGTTLVLVTHDERLAHRCRRLIRLEAGQMVAPLEP; encoded by the coding sequence ATGGGCTCAAGCATTCTCACCGCGAAGGACCTTAGCAAAGTGGTTCCCAGCGCGGAAGGTGAACTGACCATCCTGCACGAACTCAGCCTGGAACTGAACAAGGGCGACAGCCTGGCCATCGTTGGCGCATCAGGTTCCGGCAAATCCACCCTCCTGGGCTTGCTGGCCGGCCTCGACCTGCCCAGCAGCGGCGAAGTGACCCTCGCCGGCCAGGCCCTCAGCACGCTGGATGAAGATCAGCGGGCGCGGATTCGTGCCGAACATGTCGGTTTTGTCTTTCAGTCGTTCCAATTGCTCGACAGCCTCAACGCACTGGAAAACGTCATGCTGCCGCTGGAACTGGACGGTCGCCGCGACGCTCGCGAACGCGCCACGGAATTGCTGCAGCGGGTCGGCCTGGGCCAGCGCCTGACCCACTCGCCCCGCCAGCTCTCCGGTGGCGAGCAACAACGCGTGGCGATCGCCCGCGCCTTTGCCGCCGAGCCCGATGTGCTGTTCGCCGACGAGCCCACCGGCAACCTCGACAGCCACACCGGCGAGCGCATCAGCGATCTTCTGTTCGAGCTGAACAAGGAAAGCGGCACGACCCTGGTGCTGGTCACCCATGATGAACGCCTGGCCCATCGCTGCCGGCGCCTGATCCGACTTGAAGCGGGCCAGATGGTCGCGCCCCTGGAGCCTTGA
- a CDS encoding arylesterase — protein sequence MRVWFLSAGLALMCMAQNAAAGTVLIVGDSISAAFGLDTRQGWVSLLEQRLKAEGFDDKVINASISGDTSAGGQARLPALLAAHKPELVILELGGNDGLRGQPPTQLQQNLAAMIDSSRASGAKVLLLGMQLPPNYGRRYTDAFARVYSTLAEEKQVPLVPFFLKDIGGVPGMMQGDGLHPSVAAQGKLLENVWPTLKPLL from the coding sequence ATGCGTGTGTGGTTTTTGAGTGCCGGCCTGGCCTTGATGTGCATGGCCCAGAACGCAGCGGCGGGTACAGTCCTGATCGTTGGCGATAGTATCAGCGCGGCTTTCGGCCTGGATACCCGGCAAGGTTGGGTATCGTTGCTCGAGCAACGGCTCAAGGCCGAGGGTTTCGACGACAAAGTGATCAATGCATCGATCAGTGGCGACACCAGCGCGGGAGGCCAGGCGCGCCTGCCAGCGCTGCTTGCAGCCCATAAACCGGAACTGGTGATCCTCGAGTTGGGGGGCAACGATGGCTTGCGCGGACAGCCGCCAACACAATTGCAACAAAACCTTGCAGCGATGATCGACAGCTCCCGCGCCAGCGGTGCCAAGGTGCTGTTGCTGGGCATGCAACTGCCGCCCAACTATGGGCGTCGATACACCGATGCCTTTGCCCGGGTCTACAGCACTCTGGCCGAGGAGAAACAGGTGCCGCTGGTGCCGTTTTTCCTCAAGGACATCGGGGGTGTCCCCGGGATGATGCAAGGCGATGGCCTGCACCCGTCCGTCGCGGCCCAGGGCAAGTTGCTGGAAAATGTCTGGCCGACGCTCAAACCGCTGCTTTGA
- a CDS encoding L,D-transpeptidase family protein: protein MLPRLPAVARCLSLAALCMAGPVAALELPLPPPGEDIIGQVQVIKAKYEDTFADLGTAYDLGYTEMVAANPGVDPWLPGAGTEIVLPTRFILPPGPRQGIVINLAEYRLYYFPKGRNVVYTFPLGIGREGWGSPIAHTSIIAKTPNPSWTPPASIKAEHAADGDPLPNVVPAGPDNPLGPFKFTLGTPGYLIHGSNKKFGIGMRTSHGCFRMFNNNVLEMAGMVPVGTSVRIINDPYKLGLSGGKVYLEAHTPLDDKGNPSVVDKHTAVINAMLKREDITSNQRMNWDVVRDVVAAEDGLPVEIAVPSTSAPMVSSAPLDLQQ from the coding sequence ATGTTGCCGCGCTTGCCTGCCGTCGCCCGCTGCTTGTCTCTTGCCGCCCTGTGTATGGCTGGCCCCGTTGCAGCATTGGAGCTGCCCCTGCCACCGCCGGGTGAAGACATCATCGGCCAGGTGCAGGTCATCAAGGCCAAATACGAAGACACCTTTGCCGACCTGGGCACTGCCTACGACCTGGGCTATACCGAGATGGTCGCCGCCAACCCGGGCGTGGATCCGTGGTTGCCGGGCGCCGGCACCGAGATCGTGCTGCCGACCCGGTTCATTCTGCCGCCGGGCCCGCGCCAGGGTATTGTGATCAACCTCGCCGAGTACCGTCTCTACTACTTCCCCAAAGGCCGCAACGTGGTCTACACCTTCCCACTGGGGATTGGTCGGGAAGGCTGGGGTTCGCCGATCGCCCACACCAGCATCATCGCCAAGACCCCGAACCCGAGCTGGACCCCGCCGGCCTCGATCAAGGCCGAGCATGCCGCCGACGGCGACCCGCTGCCTAACGTGGTGCCGGCTGGCCCTGATAATCCGCTGGGGCCGTTCAAGTTCACTTTGGGCACCCCGGGCTACCTGATCCATGGTTCGAACAAAAAGTTCGGTATTGGCATGCGCACCAGCCATGGTTGCTTCCGGATGTTCAACAACAACGTCCTGGAAATGGCCGGCATGGTGCCGGTAGGCACTTCGGTGCGGATCATCAACGACCCGTACAAGTTGGGTTTGAGCGGTGGCAAGGTTTACCTGGAAGCCCATACACCGCTGGACGACAAGGGCAACCCGTCGGTGGTGGACAAGCACACCGCGGTGATCAACGCGATGCTCAAGCGTGAAGACATTACCAGTAACCAACGCATGAACTGGGATGTGGTGCGTGACGTGGTGGCTGCCGAAGACGGCCTGCCAGTCGAGATCGCTGTTCCGAGTACTTCCGCACCGATGGTCTCAAGTGCACCGCTTGATCTGCAGCAATAA
- the oprI gene encoding outer membrane lipoprotei OprI, giving the protein MNNVLKFSALALAAVLATGCSSASKETEARLTATEDAAARSQARADEAYRKADEALAAAQKAQQTADEANERALRMLDKASRK; this is encoded by the coding sequence ATGAACAACGTTCTGAAATTCTCTGCTCTGGCCCTGGCCGCAGTTCTGGCTACCGGTTGCAGCAGCGCATCGAAAGAAACCGAAGCACGTCTGACTGCTACCGAAGACGCAGCAGCTCGCTCCCAGGCTCGTGCAGACGAAGCTTACCGTAAAGCTGATGAAGCTCTGGCTGCTGCTCAAAAAGCACAACAGACTGCTGACGAAGCTAACGAGCGTGCTCTGCGCATGCTGGACAAAGCTAGCCGCAAGTAA
- a CDS encoding GNAT family N-acetyltransferase, which translates to MSEALSIHHDQAGHQFETNVDGHRAYLTYMDLGKQTLDIYRTFVPNALRGRGIAAALTERALQYAEEMGYTVIPSCSYVERYMERHQRHAAKL; encoded by the coding sequence ATGAGCGAGGCGTTGTCCATCCACCATGACCAGGCTGGTCATCAGTTCGAGACCAATGTGGACGGTCATCGTGCTTATCTGACCTATATGGACCTGGGCAAACAGACCTTGGATATCTATCGCACTTTCGTGCCCAACGCCTTGCGCGGCAGAGGCATTGCGGCGGCGTTGACCGAAAGGGCGTTGCAGTATGCCGAAGAAATGGGCTACACGGTGATCCCATCCTGCTCCTACGTGGAGCGCTACATGGAGCGTCACCAACGGCACGCGGCGAAGCTCTGA
- a CDS encoding 3-deoxy-7-phosphoheptulonate synthase: MADLPINDLNVASNETLITPDQLKRDIPLSDAALRTVTKGREVIRNILDGTDHRLFVVIGPCSIHDIKAAHEYAERLKVLAAEVSDTLYLVMRVYFEKPRTTVGWKGLINDPYLDDSFKIQDGLHIGRQLLLDLAEMGLPTATEALDPISPQYLQDLISWSAIGARTTESQTHREMASGLSSAVGFKNGTDGGLTVAINALQSVSSPHRFLGINQEGGVSIVTTKGNAYGHVVLRGGNGKPNYDSVSVALCEQALNKAKIKPNIMVDCSHANSNKDPALQPLVMENVANQILEGNQSIIGLMVESHLNWGCQAIPKDLADLQYGVSITDACIDWSATENTLRSMHAKLKDVLPKRQRS, translated from the coding sequence ATGGCTGATTTACCGATCAACGACCTTAACGTCGCCTCCAACGAGACCCTCATCACGCCTGACCAGCTCAAGCGCGATATTCCCTTGAGCGATGCTGCCCTGCGCACCGTGACCAAGGGCCGGGAAGTCATTCGCAACATTCTCGACGGCACCGATCATCGCCTGTTCGTGGTCATCGGGCCCTGCTCGATCCATGACATCAAGGCCGCCCACGAATACGCCGAGCGCCTCAAAGTGCTGGCCGCGGAAGTCTCCGACACCCTGTACCTGGTGATGCGGGTGTATTTCGAAAAGCCGCGCACCACCGTCGGCTGGAAAGGCTTGATCAACGATCCGTACCTGGACGACTCCTTCAAGATCCAGGACGGCTTGCACATCGGCCGCCAATTGTTGCTGGACCTGGCCGAAATGGGCCTGCCCACCGCCACCGAAGCCCTGGACCCGATCTCCCCGCAATACCTGCAGGACCTGATCAGCTGGTCGGCCATCGGCGCGCGCACCACCGAATCCCAGACCCACCGCGAGATGGCCTCCGGCCTGTCCTCGGCCGTGGGCTTCAAGAACGGCACCGACGGCGGCCTCACCGTGGCGATCAACGCCTTGCAGTCGGTTTCCAGCCCACATCGTTTCCTGGGTATCAACCAGGAAGGTGGCGTGTCGATCGTCACCACCAAGGGCAACGCCTACGGCCACGTGGTACTGCGTGGTGGCAACGGCAAGCCGAACTACGACTCGGTCAGCGTCGCCCTGTGTGAACAGGCGCTGAACAAGGCCAAGATCAAGCCGAACATCATGGTCGACTGCAGCCACGCCAACTCCAACAAGGACCCGGCGCTGCAACCGCTGGTGATGGAAAACGTGGCCAACCAGATCCTGGAAGGCAACCAGTCGATTATCGGCCTGATGGTCGAAAGCCATCTGAACTGGGGCTGCCAGGCGATCCCCAAGGATCTCGCCGACTTGCAATACGGCGTCTCCATCACCGATGCCTGCATCGACTGGAGCGCAACCGAGAACACCCTGCGTAGCATGCACGCCAAACTCAAGGACGTGCTGCCCAAGCGCCAGCGCAGCTGA
- a CDS encoding putative 2-dehydropantoate 2-reductase, producing MQAGVKPRIGMIGTGAIGGFYGVMLARAGFDVHFLLRSEFGAVADGGLQVDSAVHGALTLNPAQAYRSAADMPPCDWLLVGAKTTSNADLAPAIIQAAADGAKVLLLQNGLDVEDELRPLLPDSLHLLGGLCLICVHRVGPGVIAHQALGAVNIGYHSGPCNHQAERMAIVEQGAGLFRSAGIDSQAMPDLQQARWQKLVWNVPYNGLSVLLGASTTPLMADDHSRGLIQALMGEVVRGAQACGHHVAPGYAEYLFAMTEKMPDYWPSMYHDYSHKRALELEAIYGRPLAAAKAVGCELPKIEALYQALAFIDRRNR from the coding sequence ATGCAGGCAGGCGTTAAACCGCGGATCGGGATGATCGGCACGGGGGCGATTGGCGGATTCTACGGCGTGATGCTGGCGCGCGCTGGTTTCGACGTGCACTTCTTGCTGCGCAGCGAATTTGGTGCCGTGGCCGACGGCGGCCTGCAGGTCGACAGCGCGGTTCATGGCGCGCTGACCCTCAATCCGGCCCAGGCATATCGCTCGGCGGCCGACATGCCGCCTTGCGACTGGTTGCTGGTCGGCGCCAAGACCACCAGCAATGCCGACCTGGCCCCGGCCATCATCCAGGCTGCCGCTGACGGTGCAAAAGTCCTGTTGCTGCAGAACGGCCTGGATGTCGAGGACGAGCTTCGCCCGTTGCTGCCGGACTCTCTGCATTTGCTGGGCGGCCTGTGCCTGATCTGCGTGCATCGTGTTGGCCCCGGCGTCATCGCCCACCAGGCCCTTGGCGCGGTCAACATTGGGTATCACAGTGGTCCTTGCAATCATCAGGCTGAGCGCATGGCGATTGTCGAGCAAGGGGCGGGGCTGTTCCGCAGTGCCGGTATCGACTCCCAAGCCATGCCTGACCTGCAACAGGCCCGTTGGCAGAAACTGGTGTGGAACGTGCCGTACAACGGCCTTTCGGTGCTGTTGGGCGCCAGCACCACGCCGTTGATGGCTGACGATCACAGTCGTGGATTGATCCAGGCGCTGATGGGGGAAGTGGTGCGCGGCGCCCAGGCGTGCGGCCACCATGTTGCGCCGGGCTACGCCGAGTATCTGTTCGCGATGACCGAAAAGATGCCCGACTACTGGCCGAGCATGTATCACGACTATTCCCACAAACGTGCGCTGGAGCTGGAGGCGATCTACGGCCGGCCATTGGCGGCGGCGAAAGCTGTGGGGTGTGAGCTGCCGAAAATCGAAGCCTTGTATCAGGCGTTGGCGTTCATCGATCGACGCAACCGCTGA
- a CDS encoding 5'-nucleotidase, with translation MANNIDDKLVLAISSRALFDLSESHKVYLSSGVEAYRQYQIEHEDEVLAPGDAFALVQKLLNLNEHLGRARVEVILVSRNSADTGLRVFNSIHHYGLAISRAAFVGGRSPYPYLKAFGCDLFLSTHAEDVRSALDAGFAAATILSGGASRAASEELRIAFDGDAVLFSDESERVYQTGGLEAFQASERQAAREPLRGGPFKGFLAALNALQREFPEDACPIRTALVTARSAPAHERVIRTLREWDIRLDESLFLGGLTKSAFLEAFAADVFFDDQTGHCELAREVVATGHVPHGISNEVKL, from the coding sequence ATGGCAAATAACATCGACGACAAACTGGTGCTGGCGATTTCGTCGCGAGCGCTTTTCGATTTGAGTGAAAGCCACAAGGTGTATCTGTCCAGCGGTGTCGAGGCCTATCGGCAATACCAGATCGAGCATGAAGACGAAGTCCTGGCCCCCGGGGACGCGTTCGCCCTTGTGCAAAAGCTGTTGAACCTCAACGAACATTTGGGCCGGGCCCGGGTCGAGGTGATCCTCGTCTCGCGCAACAGTGCCGATACCGGTCTTCGCGTGTTCAACTCGATTCATCACTATGGCCTGGCGATCTCCCGTGCGGCGTTCGTCGGTGGGCGCAGTCCTTATCCTTACCTCAAGGCGTTCGGTTGCGACCTGTTTTTGTCCACTCATGCCGAGGATGTGCGCAGCGCACTGGATGCCGGGTTTGCCGCGGCGACCATTCTGTCGGGTGGCGCCAGCCGCGCCGCCAGCGAAGAATTGCGCATCGCCTTCGACGGCGATGCGGTGCTGTTTTCCGATGAGTCCGAGCGGGTCTACCAGACCGGTGGTCTGGAAGCGTTCCAGGCCAGCGAGCGCCAGGCTGCACGCGAGCCGTTGCGAGGCGGACCGTTCAAGGGTTTCCTGGCGGCGCTCAATGCGCTGCAACGCGAGTTTCCCGAGGACGCCTGTCCGATCCGCACGGCTTTGGTTACTGCCCGTTCGGCGCCAGCGCACGAGCGGGTCATCCGCACGTTGCGCGAGTGGGATATTCGCCTGGACGAATCGCTGTTTCTCGGCGGCCTGACCAAGTCGGCGTTCCTCGAAGCCTTCGCCGCCGATGTGTTTTTCGACGATCAGACGGGCCACTGCGAACTGGCCCGCGAGGTGGTCGCCACGGGGCACGTGCCCCATGGCATCAGTAATGAAGTGAAGCTCTAA
- a CDS encoding universal stress protein, whose translation MIRSMLYATDLGLYAPYVMQHALALARTFEAELYVVHAVEPMGLFAESVLQSYLDEQALNEFHSQGLNTVMANIEQRVLDSFREELGEGQQDLKLIKSVRVYQGDPSQVILEQAAKLSVDLLIVGSHCQGASGESPLGRTAARVLQLSRVPVYLVPLVQRRRQGEA comes from the coding sequence ATGATTCGTTCGATGCTGTACGCCACAGACCTGGGGCTCTATGCCCCCTATGTGATGCAGCATGCCTTGGCGCTGGCACGGACGTTTGAAGCCGAGTTGTATGTAGTGCATGCGGTGGAACCGATGGGGCTGTTCGCCGAATCGGTGTTGCAAAGCTATCTCGATGAGCAGGCGCTGAACGAATTCCATAGCCAGGGTCTGAATACGGTGATGGCCAATATCGAACAGCGGGTGCTCGACAGCTTTCGAGAGGAGTTGGGGGAGGGGCAGCAGGACTTGAAGCTGATCAAGTCGGTGAGGGTGTACCAGGGCGATCCTTCGCAAGTCATTCTCGAACAGGCTGCGAAACTCTCCGTCGATTTGCTGATCGTCGGCAGCCATTGCCAGGGAGCAAGTGGCGAGAGCCCCTTGGGTAGGACCGCCGCACGGGTATTGCAGTTATCCCGGGTGCCGGTCTACCTGGTGCCGTTGGTGCAGCGCCGACGGCAGGGGGAGGCTTGA
- the cysB gene encoding HTH-type transcriptional regulator CysB: MKLQQLRYIWEVAHHDLNVSATAQSLYTSQPGISKQIRLLEDELGVEVFARSGKHLTRVTPAGERIITTAGEILRKVESIKQIAQEFSNEKKGTLSIATTHTQARYALPPVISNFIKQYPDVALHMHQGSPMQIAEMAADGTVDFAIATEALELFGDLVMMPCYRWNRCVVVPQGHPLTKLPKLTLEALAEYPIVTYVFGFTGRSKLDEAFSHRGLTPKVVFTAADADVIKTYVRLGLGVGIVAKMAVDTKLDSDLVVLDASELFESSVTKIGFRRGTFLRGFMCDFIEKFAPHLTREVMAKAIQCHNKQELEELFDGVELPVH; encoded by the coding sequence ATGAAGCTTCAACAACTGCGCTACATCTGGGAAGTGGCGCACCACGACCTCAACGTTTCCGCTACTGCCCAAAGTCTCTACACGTCGCAACCCGGCATCAGCAAGCAGATCCGCCTGTTGGAAGATGAACTGGGCGTCGAAGTCTTCGCCCGCAGCGGCAAGCACCTGACCCGCGTGACCCCGGCCGGTGAGCGCATCATCACCACGGCTGGCGAGATCCTGCGCAAGGTCGAAAGCATCAAGCAGATCGCCCAGGAATTCTCCAACGAGAAAAAAGGCACCCTGTCGATTGCCACCACCCACACCCAGGCCCGTTATGCGCTGCCTCCGGTGATCAGCAACTTCATCAAGCAATACCCGGACGTGGCGCTGCACATGCACCAGGGCTCGCCGATGCAGATCGCCGAAATGGCTGCCGACGGTACGGTGGATTTCGCCATTGCCACCGAGGCCCTGGAGCTGTTCGGTGACCTGGTGATGATGCCGTGCTATCGCTGGAACCGCTGCGTCGTCGTGCCCCAGGGCCACCCGCTGACCAAGCTGCCAAAGCTGACCCTCGAAGCCTTGGCCGAGTACCCGATCGTCACGTACGTATTTGGTTTCACTGGCCGTTCGAAACTCGACGAAGCCTTCAGCCATCGCGGCCTGACTCCGAAAGTGGTGTTCACCGCCGCCGACGCCGACGTGATCAAGACCTATGTTCGCCTCGGGCTGGGCGTGGGCATCGTGGCGAAAATGGCCGTTGACACCAAGCTCGACAGTGACCTGGTGGTGTTGGATGCCAGCGAGTTGTTCGAGTCCAGCGTGACCAAGATCGGCTTCCGTCGTGGCACCTTTCTGCGCGGTTTCATGTGCGACTTCATCGAGAAGTTTGCCCCGCACCTGACCCGGGAAGTCATGGCCAAGGCCATCCAGTGCCACAACAAGCAGGAACTCGAAGAGCTGTTCGACGGTGTCGAACTGCCGGTGCACTAA